TCGCGTTCAATTCGTACCCAGTCTGCTTCAGTTGCCATCACTTCCCTCCGTCAGTTGTTTCAACACAGATTCCAGCTGATCGAACCTGGCTTCCCAGATCGGTCGATATTGTTCTGCCCAGGAAGCCACTTGCTTTAGCGGCGCAGGATTCAAGGTGCATGGCCGGTATTGGGCCTGCTTACCCTGGGAGACGAGCCCCGCCCGCTCCAGTACTTTGATGTGTTTGGAGACCGCGGGCAGGCTCATGTCGAACGGCTCGGCGATTTCGTTCACCGTCGCTTCGCCCTCAGCCAGGCGGGCGAGCATGGCTCGTCTTGCGGGGTGCGCCAGCGCAGCGAACGTATCGCTCAATGGGTCGGTCGTGCTCATAAGACATTAATAAACCGATAGGTTAATAAATGCAATGGTTAAATACGATGGCTC
The nucleotide sequence above comes from Pseudomonadota bacterium. Encoded proteins:
- a CDS encoding metalloregulator ArsR/SmtB family transcription factor, whose product is MSTTDPLSDTFAALAHPARRAMLARLAEGEATVNEIAEPFDMSLPAVSKHIKVLERAGLVSQGKQAQYRPCTLNPAPLKQVASWAEQYRPIWEARFDQLESVLKQLTEGSDGN